The following proteins come from a genomic window of Candidatus Hadarchaeales archaeon:
- a CDS encoding carbohydrate ABC transporter permease: MIAKVLNYIKKNWKRLLIYAILIVVTFIFLLPIWVALVTSLKPWAEIGTTNPLAPPRSPTLEAYGEAIEKLGRPLLNSLVFTTGAVLCSIIIGSWMGYVFSKQKFRYKELLFMVLVAGTFLPYTTIVFPLFRTMSELNLTYTLPGMVFVHTVYGIPICTLLFRNFYTHIPDKKIRELKKRKASDWEIYRKVILPASKPAIISVMIYQFTSIWNDFLFGLVLGGVESQAMPVTVGLFGMMGGLAKWNLFMAGAILTVLPLLVIYVLLHRYFMMAIMEEEEAH; encoded by the coding sequence ATGATCGCGAAAGTTTTGAATTATATCAAAAAGAATTGGAAAAGACTTTTGATATACGCGATTCTGATAGTGGTAACCTTCATTTTCCTTCTCCCAATTTGGGTCGCTTTAGTCACTTCTTTGAAGCCTTGGGCGGAAATAGGGACCACAAATCCGCTCGCGCCACCCCGGAGTCCGACCTTGGAAGCTTACGGAGAAGCCATAGAAAAACTCGGGAGACCACTACTCAACAGTCTAGTCTTCACGACAGGTGCGGTTCTCTGCTCTATAATCATAGGATCTTGGATGGGTTATGTATTCTCCAAGCAGAAGTTCAGGTATAAGGAGTTGCTCTTCATGGTTTTGGTCGCAGGAACATTCCTACCTTACACGACGATTGTCTTTCCCCTTTTCAGGACGATGAGCGAACTGAATCTCACGTATACTCTTCCCGGCATGGTTTTCGTTCACACAGTTTACGGAATTCCGATCTGCACACTTCTCTTTAGAAACTTCTACACGCACATTCCAGACAAAAAAATAAGGGAATTGAAGAAAAGAAAAGCGAGCGACTGGGAAATCTACAGAAAGGTAATTCTACCGGCGTCTAAACCAGCCATCATTTCCGTGATGATTTATCAGTTCACTTCGATTTGGAACGACTTTCTCTTTGGTCTTGTTCTCGGTGGAGTAGAGTCTCAGGCGATGCCCGTGACTGTAGGACTCTTCGGAATGATGGGAGGACTCGCCAAGTGGAATCTATTTATGGCAGGTGCGATTCTGACCGTTTTGCCTCTGCTGGTTATCTACGTTCTCCTCCATAGATACTTCATGATGGCGATAATGGAGGAGGAAGAAGCTCATTAG
- a CDS encoding D-lyxose/D-mannose family sugar isomerase, translating to MAITREQWRRYRDRALRLLKQAGIVLTKEEKEKMEVADFGLNDVERIGLQLVVYVNNDYYCAKELILFPHQTCPEHRHPPVGERPGKMETFRCRWGKVYLYVPGEPSPKIHAKIPKGREKYFTARHEIVLKPGDQYTIPPNTLHWFQAGPKGAVVSEFSTTSTDEHDVFTDPEIKRITKIIE from the coding sequence TTGGCAATAACTCGCGAACAATGGAGAAGGTACAGGGACCGGGCGCTGAGGCTTCTCAAACAGGCGGGAATCGTTCTGACAAAAGAAGAAAAGGAAAAAATGGAGGTTGCAGATTTCGGTCTCAATGATGTCGAGAGGATAGGACTCCAGCTTGTTGTTTATGTGAACAACGATTATTACTGCGCGAAAGAGTTGATTCTATTTCCCCATCAGACTTGTCCGGAGCACAGACATCCGCCAGTTGGTGAGAGACCAGGAAAAATGGAGACCTTCAGATGTCGCTGGGGCAAAGTATACCTTTACGTGCCGGGCGAGCCTTCTCCAAAGATTCATGCCAAGATTCCTAAGGGAAGAGAAAAGTATTTCACAGCCAGACATGAGATAGTGCTGAAGCCTGGCGATCAGTATACAATTCCGCCAAACACGTTGCACTGGTTCCAGGCTGGACCGAAGGGAGCTGTGGTTTCTGAGTTTTCCACAACTAGCACCGATGAGCACGATGTTTTCACAGATCCAGAGATAAAGCGAATTACTAAAATAATCGAGTGA